GACATGGCCGCCCGCATGGTGGCTGGCGGGATCGATGTCCTGCAAATTCGCGCCAAGGGAGCGAGCGAGGCGGAAATCCTCGCGCTCACGAACGCGGTCGCGCCGATCTGCGGGACCGCGCGAGTGCCGCTTTTCATCAACGACTACCCCGGTCTCGTTGCCGCCAGTGGCGTGGACGGCGTGCACATTGGACAGGACGACGGTTCCATCGCCGCGGCGCGGGAACTGGCCGGGCCGGGTGCTCTCGTCGGGCGCTCCACGCACAGCCTCGAACAGGCCCGCGCGGCCTGGGCCGAGGGCGCCGATTACATCGGCTTTGGCCCGCTTTTCGCGACGCCGACGAAGCCCGACTATCCGCCGATCGGCACGGAGGATATCGCCACGGTGTTCCGCGAGTCGCCGGTGCCGGTCTTTTGCATCGGCGGAATCAAGCGCGAGAACCTGCCGGCCGTCGTTGCGGCGGGCGCGCGG
This genomic window from Chthoniobacterales bacterium contains:
- the thiE gene encoding thiamine phosphate synthase, with the translated sequence MLADAKLYGILDLGYVAADRAVDMAARMVAGGIDVLQIRAKGASEAEILALTNAVAPICGTARVPLFINDYPGLVAASGVDGVHIGQDDGSIAAARELAGPGALVGRSTHSLEQARAAWAEGADYIGFGPLFATPTKPDYPPIGTEDIATVFRESPVPVFCIGGIKRENLPAVVAAGAR